A genomic region of Aspergillus oryzae RIB40 DNA, chromosome 1 contains the following coding sequences:
- a CDS encoding uncharacterized protein (ATP-dependent RNA helicase pitchoune) — MLGAFRRNGVAHALRASAPRSLSARVTPQQLQWRPPVFSAVSHVPRSLFHASRVSFTAVAEAQAQNAEVDQDGRLTDFKQLADQGLVDPIIIRTINKNMGIKTMTDVQSMTIQETLQGHDVLAQAKTGTGKTLAFLLPVVQNILKDPTVKKRSYRRSGSGASSADIRAIVISPTRELAEQIATEARKIASGTGIVVQSAVGGTRKTEGLRRIQREGCHLLVGTPGRLKDILSDPESGVEAPKLSSFVLDEADRLLDDGFAPEIFDIQRLLPDPMKVDRQTLMFSATVPKEVLSMVHQTMKPDFRTVQTVKDDEVPTHFAVPQKVVTLDGFQNALPAILELAKNYQAHMANDRNARPFKAIVYFNSTMQVNLAHQVFKKLLNNPDDRRSGHPLNRMHIMELHSRLSQSRRTLTSDFFRNSRSGILFSSDVTARGLDFPDVTHVIQVGAPRARDTYIHRIGRTGRANKEGEGWLLLHPGENGWVQKKLGDLPIEKDHSLATAVTNMRQEVGDEVSPSAAESVAQVKAAMEQVPEDIREHAFKSQLGGLLSIFSRPRDMVLAMNELAVHGYYLPGPPAISPGMAQNLGVADVREANISGRRFGSPRSPRGPSRDSSRGASHFRGGRDRGGRDYREGNREERRYDSNRRGSNRWDNRDRY; from the exons ATGTTGGGCGCTTTCCGCCGCAACGGCGTTGCCCATGCGCTGCGCGCTTCTGCTCCACGATCTCTTTCGGCCAGAGTGACACCCCAGCAGCTACAATGGCGTCCACCGGTCTTCTCTGCAGTCTCGCATGTGCCCCGCTCGCTTTTCCATGCATCTCGAGTCTCTTTCACTGCCGTTGCGGAAGCTCAGGCCCAGAATGCTGAGGTTGACCAGGATGGTCGTCTGACCGATTTTAAGCAGCTGGCGGATCAGGGATTGGTTGACCCCATCATTATTCGTACCATTAACAAGAACATGGGCATTAAGACGATGACGGATGTTCAGAGCATGACAATTCAAGAAACTCTGCAAGGGCACGACGT ATTGGCTCAAGCAAAGACTGGAACTGGAAAAACACttgccttcctcctccccgtAGTGCAAAACATCTTGAAGGATCCAACCGTCAAAAAACGTTCTTACAGGCGTTCAGGCTCAGGGGCCTCGTCGGCAGATATCCGTGCCATCGTTATTTCCCCAACCCGTGAACTTGCGGAGCAGATCGCTACAGAAGCGAGAAAGATAGCGTCTGGTACCGGGATTGTGGTGCAATCGGCCGTCGGTGGCACTCGTAAGACTGAAGGCCTGCGTCGGATCCAGAGAGAAGGCTGTCACTTGTTGGTTGGTACGCCTGGCCGGCTCAAGGATATTCTTTCCGATCCGGAGAGTGGGGTTGAGGCTCCTAAGTTGTCCAGCTTTGTTCTCGATGAGGCAGATCGCTTGCTAGATGATGGTTTCGCTCCTGAGATTTTCGACATCCAACGCCTACTCCCTGACCCGATGAAAGTCGACCGTCAGACGCTCATGTTCTCGGCTACTGTCCCGAAGGAAGTCTTGTCCATGGTTCACCAAACCATGAAACCCGATTTCAGAACTGTCCAAACTgtcaaggatgatgaagTGCCTACTCATTTCGCTGTTCCTCAGAAGGTTGTTACGCTCGATGGCTTCCAGAATGCCCTGCCCGCTATTCTCGAGCTGGCTAAGAATTATCAAGCACACATGGCTAACGACCGCAATGCTCGGCCTTTCAAGGCCATTGTTTACTTTAACTCCACCATGCAAGTGAATTTGGCCCATCAAGTCTTCAAAAAGTTGCTCAACAACCCCGATGACCGCCGGAGTGGCCATCCTTTGAACAGAATGCACATAATGGAGCTCCACTCGCGTCTGAGCCAAAGTCGGAGAACGCTTACTTCCGACTTCTTCCGGAACAGCCGTTCTGgtattcttttctcatccGACGTGACGGCGAGAGGCTTGGATTTCCCGGACGTCACTCATGTCATCCAGGTTGGAGCTCCTCGTGCCCGTGACACCTACATTCACCGTATCGGACGTACTGGGCGAGCAAACAAGGAAGGCGAGGGatggcttctcctccatcctgGAGAAAACGGTTGGGTCCAGAAAAAGTTGGGAGACCTTCCTATCGAGAAAGACCACTCGTTGGCCACGGCCGTCACGAATATGCGCCAGGAAGTGGGCGATGAGGTTTCCCCGTCCGCTGCGGAGTCTGTGGCGCAAGTCAAAGCTGCTATGGAGCAGGTCCCCGAAGACATCCGGGAACACGCATTCAAGTCTCAATTGGGCGGTCTGCTATCGATCTTCTCCCGTCCGAGAGATATGGTTCTCGCCATGAACGAGCTCGCTGTGCATGGGTATTACCTGCCTGGGCCACCAGCGATTTCCCCTGGCATGGCCCAGAACCTCGGCGTGGCCGACGTAAGGGAAGCAAATATTTCCGGGCGTCGTTTTGGCTCCCCTAGAAGCCCGCGTGGACCATCCCGTGATTCATCTCGCGGTGCCAGCCACTTCAGGGGTGGCCGTGACAGGGGTGGCCGTGACTACCGCGAAGGCAACCGCGAAGAGCGCAGATACGACTCCAACCGCCGCGGTTCTAACCGCTGGGACAACAGAGACCGCTATTGA
- a CDS encoding MDR family NADP-dependent oxidoreductase (predicted NAD-dependent oxidoreductase), protein MSQNKALVFKKIPQGYPVPGQDIVVEPVSVDPNSPAPANGVVLQSLYTSLDPYMRGRMRPAEVKSYSPAFAMDKPIDSSSIAKVLRSNNSKYKEGDLVIGFVPIQEYIVLDEQSIVRIRPLENPLGIEDIRVFLGALGMPGLTAYSSLYEIGKPKKGETIFVSAASGAVGQLVGQLAKHEGLKVIGSVGSDDKLEYITKELNFDGGFNYKNEKPADALARLAPEGIDIYYENVGGEHLEAALDAMNNFGRVVVCGMISQYNSAPYPIKNIQYVLTKRLTMRGFIVGDAGMGDKYTKEHQENVQKWIKDGSFKALTHETVGIDNSADALLGIFHGKNKGKAVLKF, encoded by the coding sequence ATGTCCCAGAACAAGGCTCTCGTGTTCAAGAAGATCCCTCAGGGATATCCTGTCCCTGGACAGGACATTGTTGTCGAGCCCGTATCGGTCGACCCTAACTCTCCCGCTCCTGCCAATGGTGTTGTCCTGCAGTCTCTTTACACTAGCCTTGACCCCTACATGCGTGGCCGTATGCGCCCCGCTGAGGTGAAGTCCTACTCTCCTGCCTTCGCCATGGACAAACCCATCGATAGCAGCTCCATCGCCAAGGTCCTCCGCTCCAACAACTCCAAGTACAAGGAAGGCGATTTGGTCATTGGATTCGTCCCCATCCAGGAGTATATTGTCCTGGACGAACAGTCGATCGTCCGCATTCGCCCTCTCGAAAACCCCTTGGGCATTGAGGATATCCGTGTCTTCCTGGGTGCCCTTGGTATGCCCGGTCTGACCGCTTATTCATCCCTGTACGAAATCGGCAAGCCCAAGAAGGGCGAGACCATCTTCGTTTCTGCTGCCAGCGGTGCCGTCGGTCAGCTGGTCGGACAGCTCGCTAAGCATGAAGGCCTCAAGGTCATCGGCAGTGTCGGATCGGACGACAAGCTGGAATATATCACAAAGGAGCTGAACTTCGACGGTGGTTTCAACTACAAGAATGAGAAGCCCGCCGATGCGCTGGCCCGCTTGGCCCCAGAGGGTATTGATATCTATTATGAGAACGTCGGAGGTGAGCACCTGGAAGCTGCTTTGGATGCCATGAACAACTTTGGCCGTGTCGTCGTTTGCGGTATGATCTCGCAGTACAACTCGGCCCCTTACCccatcaagaacatccaaTACGTCTTGACTAAGCGCCTGACTATGCGTGGCTTCATTGTTGGTGATGCCGGCATGGGTGACAAGTACACTAAGGAGCACCAGGAGAACGTTCAGAAGTGGATCAAGGACGGTTCGTTCAAAGCTCTGACCCACGAGACCGTTGGCATTGACAATTCGGCCGACGCTCTACTTGGTATCTTCCACGGAAAGAACAAGGGCAAAGCTGTCCTGAAGTTCTAA
- a CDS encoding nucleotide diphosphatase (predicted nucleic acid-binding protein ASMTL), producing MSDSKAALLSQSEPIDPPPAYDATDNKPPARTPLPRPPPLSLPVLNELRSKRVILASQSPRRRQIMSHLGLPNLEIIPSNAEEDFPKTMEPFEYVLATATKKAQAVYEQEIMNEEKGEPALILAADTIVVDSATGTILEKPRSEAQHLAMLKSLRDNRDHKVFTAMAAMAPLVSARQPGYALETALEETRVRFDGEVTDELILAYVRTREGADKAGGYGLQGLGSILVESIEGSWDNVVGLPLKSALKLIETVVEKADDDDRLSGGLEEELEEESD from the coding sequence ATGTCCGACTCAAAAGCCGCTCTCCTCTCGCAATCCGAACCCATCGACCCCCCACCAGCCTACGATGCAACAGACAACAAGCCACCAGCACGCACACCCCTCCCCCGCCCACCACCGCTCTCCCTCCCGGTGCTCAACGAGCTCCGCAGCAAGCGAGTCATCCTCGCCTCCCAATCCCCACGCCGCAGACAAATCATGTCCCACCTCGGCCTGCCTAATCTAGAGATCATCCCGTCCAACGCAGAAGAGGATTTCCCTAAGACAATGGAGCCATTTGAGTACGTGCTTGCCACGGCTACGAAGAAGGCGCAAGCGGTCTACGAACAGGAGATCATGaatgaggagaagggcgagCCGGCGCTGATTCTCGCGGCGGACACCATCGTCGTGGATTCGGCTACTGGGACGATTCTTGAGAAGCCGCGCTCCGAGGCGCAGCATCTTGCCATGTTGAAGTCGTTACGGGATAACCGTGACCATAAGGTGTTTACGGCCATGGCGGCTATGGCGCCGTTGGTTAGTGCGCGGCAGCCGGGGTATGCGCTTGAGACGGCGCTGGAGGAGACGAGGGTGCGGTTTGATGGGGAGGTTACGGATGAGCTGATCTTGGCTTATGTGCGGACTAGGGAGGGGGCGGATAAGGCTGGTGGGTATGGGTTGCAGGGGTTGGGGTCGATTTTGGTAGAGAGTATCGAGGGGAGCTGGGATAATGTGGTGGGGTTGCCGTTGAAGTCGGCTTTGAAGTTGATTGAGACggtggttgagaaggctgatgatgatgatcggCTGTCGGGTGGTCTtgaggaagaactggaagaggagagcgaTTAG
- a CDS encoding uncharacterized protein (predicted protein): MSIARPQATTQSFYVGAINTLYSYQRMSLSAQRSTLTVVGIAEESTERLLPHGFEFLWTGINLIPNRILTTSRARQSGASSPPLMPRIHSMRSADFAEHHSHIGLMFPVKRRTTCR; the protein is encoded by the exons ATGTCAATTGCTCGTCCTCAGGCCACTACTCAATCTTTCTA TGTGGGCGCAATCAATACGCTATACAGCTACCAGAGGATGTCTCTGAGCGCGCAGAGATCTACTTTGACAGTAGTAGGGATAGCC GAAGAATCCACGGAACGCCTCTTACCGCATGGCTTCGAGTTCCTCTGGACTGGTATCAATCTCATACCGAATCGTATTTTGACGACGAGTCGCGCGCGACAATCCGGCGCATCTTCTCCCCCGCTCATGCCCCGCATACACAGCATGCGTTCTGCGGATTTTGCGGAACACCACTCTCATATTGGACTGATGTTCCCAGTGAAGAGGCGAACTACATGTCGGTGA